The following are from one region of the Rhodopirellula sp. P2 genome:
- the serA gene encoding phosphoglycerate dehydrogenase, with translation MHRILVLDDIAQEGIDLLEATEGIEYEIRTKLKGEELRQSLNEFDAAILRSGVTITPESLEGNTRLRALVRAGVGTDNIDKPAATRRGIVVMNTPAGNTVSTAEHTFAMLLAMSRNIAAANQSLVEGRWDRKKFMGTQVAGKTLGIVGMGRIGREVASRAQAFDMDVVAFDPFLTDDQAESLKVRRVGTVDEMLPQIDYLTVHTPLTPETRGLIGMEQLEKVKPGLRIINVARGGIYDAEAMVEGLKSGQLGGVALDVYENEPCTDSPLFGMPGVVCTPHLGASTEEAQTQVAVEGIHLLLNYLRTGEIRHSVNVASLDPKTLAELRGHLNVAHRLGLFLSQLHGGGIDHARLTFRGEVSSKDTRVLNNAFCAGLLERVVEDANVINSEMLLRERGIELTCERVGDKGAFTSSITAEVSGNGKTVQAGAAILGHEMPRLILVNGYRLESFLDGKLLVFVHKDVPGIIGRVGTTFGSHGVNIAQMAVGREGDAPGGSAIGVLSLDGDVPPEALDDLLAIDAITECQVIDMPAAGQLPSWLS, from the coding sequence ATGCATCGCATTCTCGTTCTGGATGATATCGCCCAAGAAGGCATCGACTTGCTCGAAGCCACCGAGGGAATCGAATACGAAATTCGCACCAAACTCAAAGGCGAAGAACTTCGCCAGTCGCTCAATGAGTTCGATGCGGCGATCCTTCGCAGTGGCGTGACCATCACCCCGGAATCACTGGAAGGCAACACGCGTCTGCGAGCCTTGGTGCGCGCCGGCGTCGGAACCGACAACATCGATAAACCAGCCGCGACGCGGCGCGGAATCGTGGTGATGAACACGCCCGCTGGCAACACCGTCAGCACCGCCGAACACACCTTCGCAATGCTGCTCGCCATGAGCCGCAACATTGCCGCGGCCAACCAAAGTTTGGTCGAAGGCCGTTGGGACCGCAAGAAATTCATGGGCACCCAGGTCGCCGGCAAAACACTGGGCATCGTCGGCATGGGCCGCATCGGTCGTGAAGTCGCCTCGCGTGCTCAAGCCTTTGACATGGACGTGGTCGCTTTCGATCCCTTCCTGACCGACGACCAAGCCGAATCGCTGAAGGTTCGCCGCGTCGGAACCGTCGACGAAATGCTTCCGCAAATCGATTACTTGACCGTCCACACGCCGCTGACGCCCGAAACTCGCGGCCTGATCGGCATGGAGCAACTTGAAAAGGTCAAACCGGGCCTGCGAATCATCAACGTCGCTCGCGGTGGCATCTACGACGCCGAAGCAATGGTCGAAGGCTTGAAATCTGGCCAGCTCGGTGGGGTCGCGCTCGACGTCTACGAGAACGAACCCTGCACGGACAGCCCTCTGTTTGGCATGCCCGGCGTCGTCTGCACACCGCACTTGGGTGCCAGCACCGAAGAAGCCCAAACGCAAGTCGCCGTGGAAGGCATTCACCTGCTGCTGAACTACCTCCGCACCGGTGAGATTCGCCACAGCGTCAACGTGGCATCGCTGGACCCCAAGACATTGGCCGAGCTTCGTGGTCACCTCAACGTGGCTCATCGCTTGGGATTGTTCCTCAGCCAACTGCACGGCGGTGGCATCGATCACGCTCGCCTGACATTCCGCGGCGAAGTCTCCAGCAAAGACACGCGAGTCCTCAACAATGCGTTCTGCGCTGGATTGTTGGAACGTGTGGTCGAAGACGCCAACGTGATCAACTCAGAAATGCTGCTCCGCGAACGCGGCATCGAACTGACCTGCGAACGCGTTGGCGACAAAGGTGCCTTCACCAGCAGCATCACCGCGGAAGTCAGCGGCAACGGCAAAACCGTCCAAGCCGGTGCCGCGATTCTCGGCCACGAAATGCCACGTTTGATCCTGGTCAACGGTTACCGCCTGGAATCCTTCCTGGACGGCAAACTGTTGGTCTTCGTTCACAAGGACGTTCCTGGGATCATCGGCCGCGTCGGCACGACGTTTGGCAGTCATGGCGTCAACATCGCCCAAATGGCGGTCGGACGCGAAGGCGACGCCCCCGGCGGTTCCGCCATCGGCGTGCTCAGCCTGGACGGCGACGTGCCACCGGAAGCACTCGATGATTTGCTCGCCATCGACGCGATCACCGAATGCCAAGTCATCGACATGCCGGCGGCCGGTCAATTGCCCAGCTGGCTCAGCTAA
- the serC gene encoding 3-phosphoserine/phosphohydroxythreonine transaminase, producing MTASAQGVQTTSARQSSASNPERVFNFSAGPATMPESVLREIQDEMLCYPGAGASIMEISHRDKLFVDVLHDAESTIRELLNVSDDYSVMFIQGGASLQFSAIPANLLRGSGKRAQYVLTGSWGKKAIKEAQKEGDVDVLFDAAESNYDHVPSTSDLVCPDDAAYMYYCSNETIQGVQFPTEPNCPDSVPLVSDASSDFLSRPLPIDKYGLLYACAQKNAGPAGVSVVIMRKDLLDRADPNIPGYLHFKNHHDNDSEWNTPPTFAIYVLGKVARWLRDDMGGLEKMESINREKSQQLYSAIDSSNGFYRGHAQTDCRSLMNVTFNLPSDELTAKFIAEAAEHKLAALKGHRSVGGIRASIYNAMPREGVNTLASFMNDFASKNS from the coding sequence ATGACTGCATCAGCCCAAGGTGTGCAAACCACTTCCGCCCGCCAATCTTCCGCCAGCAACCCCGAACGGGTGTTCAATTTTTCGGCGGGTCCGGCCACCATGCCCGAATCGGTGCTGCGGGAAATTCAGGACGAGATGCTGTGTTACCCCGGCGCGGGCGCGTCGATCATGGAAATCAGCCACCGCGACAAGCTCTTCGTCGATGTGCTGCATGATGCAGAATCAACCATCCGTGAATTGTTGAACGTCAGCGACGACTACTCGGTGATGTTCATCCAAGGGGGAGCCTCGCTGCAGTTCTCAGCGATCCCTGCCAACTTGCTTCGCGGAAGCGGCAAACGAGCCCAGTACGTCCTGACCGGGTCCTGGGGCAAAAAAGCGATCAAGGAAGCCCAGAAAGAAGGCGACGTCGACGTTCTCTTCGACGCGGCGGAATCGAATTACGACCACGTGCCCTCGACGTCCGATTTGGTGTGCCCCGACGACGCGGCGTACATGTACTACTGCAGCAACGAAACAATTCAAGGCGTTCAGTTCCCGACCGAACCAAACTGCCCCGACTCGGTGCCCTTGGTCAGCGACGCTTCCAGCGATTTCCTTTCTCGCCCACTGCCGATCGACAAATACGGTTTGCTTTACGCCTGTGCTCAGAAGAACGCAGGACCTGCCGGCGTGTCCGTCGTGATCATGCGGAAGGATCTGCTCGACCGAGCCGATCCCAACATTCCTGGCTACCTGCACTTCAAGAACCATCACGACAACGATTCGGAATGGAACACTCCACCGACATTCGCGATCTACGTGCTCGGCAAAGTCGCCCGTTGGCTTCGAGATGACATGGGCGGCCTGGAAAAGATGGAATCCATCAACCGCGAAAAATCACAGCAACTTTACTCGGCGATCGATTCCAGCAACGGTTTCTACCGTGGCCACGCACAAACGGATTGCCGCAGCTTGATGAATGTGACGTTCAATCTGCCCAGCGACGAACTGACCGCGAAATTCATCGCGGAAGCTGCGGAGCACAAACTGGCCGCTCTCAAAGGCCACCGCAGCGTCGGCGGCATCCGAGCGAGCATCTACAACGCGATGCCTCGCGAAGGAGTCAACACCTTGGCTTCGTTCATGAACGACTTCGCCAGCAAGAACAGCTAG
- a CDS encoding O-antigen ligase family protein, with translation MNSSFLSISSWCVVALSTFFGPLDIGSDATAMTVGLDIRVACKLIVAGAAFLVGAYGLLTSANVRQTLTTMPPLVVLAILMLVGLATPIAISGSSLPAALINFAYVVFLVVALFTIGLRGVVTAILVGVTATMALALFLFVFVPKYGSFPELLADGLVVNRMSGTAHPNAVGRAMVLGVIATLYMFRSGTLRLNVALPLTVCFALAAYLAWSRTALLAGAFGVSVLFLDHLRGRVGVSAIALIALLGVVGMTFVYATGREDQFVGKVLEKVSKSGDAEEITSGTGRSEIWAKAIGLIWERPIVGHGFNAAPILMLEYSQATHNAVLHASLAGGLIAGALMAGLLFWNVCLVFVGEHLLIRAFSAFTILSCMTEDTVLEIFPGPCTLVWMTCIFYPVLVDARQLDAVEAERSQRDAAETSTDSLGRGGVLGTS, from the coding sequence ATGAACAGTTCGTTTTTGTCCATCTCGTCTTGGTGCGTGGTCGCTCTATCGACCTTCTTCGGGCCGCTGGATATTGGTTCGGATGCGACGGCCATGACGGTCGGTCTGGACATCCGGGTCGCTTGCAAGTTGATTGTGGCGGGAGCGGCGTTCCTGGTCGGTGCGTATGGTCTGCTGACGTCTGCGAACGTTCGCCAAACCTTGACGACGATGCCTCCCCTGGTTGTGTTGGCCATTTTGATGCTGGTTGGATTGGCGACGCCGATCGCGATCAGCGGTTCGTCGCTGCCTGCTGCGCTGATCAACTTCGCCTACGTCGTGTTCCTCGTCGTCGCGTTGTTCACGATTGGTTTGCGTGGGGTCGTCACCGCGATCTTGGTCGGTGTGACCGCCACGATGGCGCTGGCATTGTTCTTGTTCGTGTTCGTGCCGAAGTACGGTTCCTTTCCTGAATTGTTGGCCGATGGTTTGGTGGTCAATCGGATGTCGGGGACGGCGCATCCCAATGCGGTGGGACGAGCGATGGTGCTTGGCGTGATTGCAACGCTGTACATGTTTCGCAGTGGCACGTTGCGATTGAACGTTGCCCTTCCCTTGACGGTTTGTTTTGCACTGGCGGCTTACTTGGCTTGGAGTCGCACCGCGCTGTTGGCGGGGGCGTTTGGGGTAAGCGTCTTGTTCTTGGACCATTTGCGAGGTCGCGTGGGAGTTTCCGCAATCGCCTTGATCGCGTTGCTAGGCGTTGTCGGAATGACCTTTGTCTATGCGACTGGGCGCGAGGACCAATTTGTCGGGAAGGTGTTGGAAAAGGTTTCCAAGTCAGGCGATGCGGAGGAGATCACCAGCGGAACCGGGCGTTCCGAGATTTGGGCGAAAGCAATCGGATTGATTTGGGAGCGTCCGATCGTGGGGCACGGTTTCAATGCGGCCCCGATCCTGATGTTGGAGTACTCGCAGGCCACGCACAATGCAGTGCTCCATGCGTCTTTGGCGGGCGGATTGATCGCGGGGGCATTGATGGCTGGGTTGTTGTTTTGGAATGTCTGCCTCGTGTTCGTCGGAGAGCATTTGTTGATCCGCGCGTTTTCGGCTTTCACCATTCTGTCGTGCATGACCGAGGACACGGTGTTGGAAATCTTTCCCGGTCCATGCACCCTTGTTTGGATGACGTGCATTTTCTACCCGGTGTTGGTCGATGCTCGGCAGCTGGATGCGGTGGAAGCAGAGCGTTCGCAACGCGATGCTGCTGAAACATCGACCGATTCTCTAGGACGTGGCGGGGTTTTGGGCACATCATGA
- a CDS encoding glycosyltransferase family 4 protein, with protein MKRASTATVVNLRNFFAPDSVAIAQAWDQRVGQLIVLISVAMEGNRTWKPDDGGLDVRQQKTWTRTRVDHHPGGYSDVNYVHFPIDTLRQLKRAKADVVVSTELGVRSMMSAFHCARSGWFGLRKRRCQLVIAVSTSPWIEASRSGWLRRIQRRLLLSQADRVTHHGPECKQWLIDLGVPEKRLAPFQYSADPTKIYTGELVSQSKERVRVLTVGQLIDRKGVREALATMIEVTQRSPELNVDWTLIGGGPLLDQLRAVPTPSNLTVDWRGNCDAQQIRDAYRDHEVMFFPTRGDEWGLVVDEALHSGLVVIGNDRAQAVVTLIRDRLNSAEQNGWVVEIDQADSLSDALNAFSRMNSDERLEMRLQARRSVADRTPEASADQITNLIDQMLVERQSGDSSHR; from the coding sequence ATGAAGCGAGCTTCCACGGCGACGGTCGTCAATTTACGCAACTTTTTCGCACCTGATTCAGTTGCCATTGCTCAAGCGTGGGATCAGCGCGTTGGTCAATTGATTGTCTTGATCTCCGTTGCCATGGAAGGCAATCGAACGTGGAAGCCCGATGATGGCGGGCTCGATGTTCGGCAGCAGAAAACTTGGACTCGGACTCGGGTGGATCATCACCCAGGTGGTTACTCCGACGTCAACTACGTTCACTTTCCGATCGACACTTTGCGGCAGTTGAAGCGAGCGAAGGCCGATGTCGTGGTGTCGACCGAGTTGGGTGTGAGATCCATGATGTCGGCGTTTCACTGCGCTCGGTCGGGATGGTTTGGGTTGCGGAAACGCCGGTGTCAGTTGGTCATTGCTGTGAGCACATCGCCCTGGATCGAAGCCAGTCGCTCGGGATGGTTGCGGCGAATCCAGCGGCGATTGCTGCTGTCGCAGGCCGACCGGGTGACCCATCACGGTCCCGAGTGCAAGCAGTGGTTGATCGATTTGGGAGTTCCGGAAAAACGATTGGCTCCGTTCCAGTACTCCGCCGACCCCACCAAAATTTACACGGGGGAGTTGGTCAGCCAGTCGAAGGAACGGGTTCGCGTGTTGACTGTCGGTCAGTTGATCGACCGAAAAGGTGTTCGCGAAGCCTTGGCAACCATGATCGAAGTCACCCAGCGATCGCCTGAACTGAATGTTGACTGGACCCTCATTGGCGGCGGTCCGTTGTTGGACCAGTTGCGGGCTGTTCCAACGCCGTCGAACCTGACGGTTGATTGGCGAGGAAATTGCGACGCCCAACAAATTCGCGACGCGTACCGCGATCACGAAGTCATGTTCTTTCCAACCCGCGGCGATGAGTGGGGGTTGGTGGTCGACGAAGCCTTGCACAGCGGGTTGGTTGTGATCGGAAACGATCGGGCGCAAGCCGTTGTGACGCTGATTCGAGACCGGCTGAACAGCGCGGAGCAAAACGGTTGGGTGGTCGAGATCGATCAAGCGGACTCGTTGAGCGACGCGCTGAATGCTTTTTCAAGAATGAACTCCGACGAGCGGCTGGAAATGCGGTTGCAAGCCCGGCGTTCGGTTGCGGATCGAACCCCCGAGGCCTCGGCGGATCAGATCACAAATCTGATTGATCAGATGTTGGTGGAGCGACAAAGCGGCGATTCCAGCCACCGTTGA